The genomic DNA GCGACGTCGCGGCGCGCGCCAGCCGCCTCCAGTCCGGCTATGTCTATCACTACGCCTTCGCGATGGTGATCGGCGTGGTGCTGCTGGTCGCCTGGCTGTCTGTGTTCGGTTGAGCGGTTTGAAGGGGAACAAGAACAATGGCTAGCTGGCCGCTCCTGTCGTTCACGACCTTCCTGCCGCTGGCCGGTGTGGCGCTGATCCTGCTCTTCTGCAGGGGCAACACGCCGGATGTGGTTCGGAACGTCCGTTACGTCGCGCTTTGGACGACGGTCATCACCTTCGTCCTGTCGCTGTTCATCTGGTTCAACTTCGACCCGCGCAACCCGGGCTATCAGCTCGTGGAGAAGGCGGCGTGGATCCCCGAATTCGGGATCTCCTACCACATGGGTGTGGACGGCATTTCGATGCTGTTCGTCATCCTCTCCACCTTCCTGATGCCGCTCTGCATCCTCTCCTCCTGGGAGGCGGTGCAGACCCGGGTGAAGGAATACATGATCGCCTTCCTCGTGCTGGAAACCCTCATGGTGGGGATGTTCTGCGCGCTGGATTTCGTCCTCTTCTACATGTTCTTCGAGGGCGTGCTGATCCCGATGTTCCTGATCATCGGTGTCTGGGGCGGTGCGCGGCGCGTCTACGCGGCGTTCAAATTCTTCCTCTACACGCTGCTCGGCTCGGTCCTGATGCTGCTGGCCATCCTGGCCATGTACTTCGCGGCCGGCACGACGGACATCCCGACGATCACGGCGACCCATTTCCCGCGCAACATGCAGCTCTGGCTGTGGCTGGCCTTCTTCGCGTCCTTCGCGGTGAAGGTGCCGATGTGGCCGGTGCACACCTGGCTCCCCGACGCCCACGTCGAGGCGCCGACCGCCGGGTCGGTCATCCTGGCCGGCGTCCTGCTGAAGATGGGCGGCTACGGCTTCCTGCGCTTCAACATCCCGATGCTGCCCGAGGCGACCGAGTATTTCGCCCCGATGGTCTACGCTCTGTCGATCGTCGCGGTGATCTACACCTCCCT from Azospirillum brasilense includes the following:
- a CDS encoding NADH-quinone oxidoreductase subunit M: MASWPLLSFTTFLPLAGVALILLFCRGNTPDVVRNVRYVALWTTVITFVLSLFIWFNFDPRNPGYQLVEKAAWIPEFGISYHMGVDGISMLFVILSTFLMPLCILSSWEAVQTRVKEYMIAFLVLETLMVGMFCALDFVLFYMFFEGVLIPMFLIIGVWGGARRVYAAFKFFLYTLLGSVLMLLAILAMYFAAGTTDIPTITATHFPRNMQLWLWLAFFASFAVKVPMWPVHTWLPDAHVEAPTAGSVILAGVLLKMGGYGFLRFNIPMLPEATEYFAPMVYALSIVAVIYTSLVALAQEDMKKLIAYSSVAHMGFVTIGMFALNQQGIEGSIFTMLSHGIVSGALFLCVGVVYDRLHTREIARYGGLVKNMPKYAVVFLFMTMASVGLPGTSGFVGEFLVLLGAFRDNTWVAFLAATGLILGPAYALWLFRRVVYGKLVKADVRAMFDLNTREVAIFLPLIVVVLWMGVYPNSFLNVTSASVGQLIQTYQTKLAAAQGGADVSVAAR